TCAAGCAATTGCAACGCCATAAGCGATCGCCTGCTTCCCCCATTGCCGTGATTCGCGCTTGCGGACGCCCCGAACAACAAGTTTGGATTGGCACTTTAAAGGATATTGTTCAGCAAACAACGGGTGTTTCCCTCTCCCCGGCAGTGATTGTCATCGGTGAAGTGGTGGGGCTACGAGACTATTTGCAATCGCCCAGTGAACAAGAAGTGCCCTCTTCTCAGGAAGCCGTCAGCCGTGAAGAGTTGAGGGTGGAAAAGTGGGACGTTAAACCTTTGCCCGAATTGAACGTTAACCCGTTGCCCGTTGAAGAGTTACCCGTCTTAAACCTGGAACAGTGGAACGTTGAACCTTCACCCGAATTTAATGATGACAGGTTGCCTGTTGAAGAGTCACCCGGATTAAACCTGGAAAAGTTGGACGTTACACCTTTATCGGAATTGAATGTTGACAAGTCACCCGATGAAGAGTCACAAGATTTGAAGATTAAACAACTCAACATTGACATTTCAGAAGCACTGAACGTTAACCCGTTGCCGATTGAAGCTGCTCCAGAACGCTGGCAACCGATCAACCAACCCTTCGACGACGGCTACGTCGAACAACCTGTAATCTCTCCTAACCCAGAACCTGCGAACGTGCAACCTTCAACCCTCACTCCATCGTTACCACTGACGGGTAAAACCGTATTAGTCACCCGTTCGGCTGGACAATCTAGCCATTTTAGCCGCCTTCTGCAACAAGAAGGAGCCGAGGTGATTGAAATGCCTGCATTGGTGATTACGCCGCCGTCCAGTTGGGATGAGTTGGATCATGCGATCGCACAACTCTATAACTTTGATTGGTTAATTCTCACCTCTGGCAATGGCGTTGAGTACTTTTTTGAACGACTGCACGCCCAAAAGAAGAATAACCGTGCCTTAGGTACGGTGCAAATTGCGGTGGTGGGCAAAAAAACAGCCGCGAGTCTGAAAGCACACGGATTGGAGCCTGACTTTATTCCTCCCAATTTTGTGGCAGATTCCCTCGTCGAACACTTCCCGGAACCCCTAGAGGGTAAAAGAGTGTTGTTTCCCCGCGTGGAAAGCGGGGGCAGAGATGTCTTGGTGAAGCAGATTACAGCCCAAGGTGCAGAAGTCACGGAAGTTGCCGCCTATGAGTCGGGTTGCCCTGCCCAAATGGCACCCGCCGCCTTAGCAGCTCTGCAACAACAAAGGGTAGATATTATCACCTTTGCTAGTTCCAAAACGGTTAAGCACTTTGTTCAACTGTTAGAAACATCCCTGCGGGGAGATACCCAAGGGTTTCCTATGGCCCAATCCCGACTCCAAAACGTCTGTATCGCCTCCATTGGGCCTCAAACGTCCATCACTTGCCGTCAACTATTGGGGCGAGTGGATGTTGAAGCCCAGGAATATACTTTAGAAGGTCTGATTCAGGCGATTGTGCAGTGGACAACAGACAGATATTGACGCTTTCATCTCAGGACGCAAGTAGGTCGGATAAGCTTAATCTCAAGATATCTTTAATATCATTGCTCAGGGCACGGATACAAAATACTTGGAAACTGAGATTCCTTCTAAGATTAAGGAGGATAATAGCAAAGTAATCTCTTCTGGACAAACCCAGGTCTAGGAAGAGGTTTTTCTGATCCGAGAACCAGAGCGAAGGTATCTCTCCACACAAAATCTCTACCGCAACCATTAAACAGAGGTGGTTGATTTAATCGCCATGGCGCAGGACATCACCGAACAGAAACGGCTTCTTGAAGAACTTAAACGAGAAAAAGAAGATTTATCCGCACTCATTACCGTCACAACCAATGGCATTAGCACGTTGCATTTAGAAGAACTATTGGACGTGCTACTTCAGCGCATTGTGCAAGTGATGCGTGCCGATGCTGCCGTCATTCTTTTGAAAAAAGATAACCAGCTTTATGTCGGCTCCAGTCTAGGGATAGATGCAGAATCTCGCTTAAGTAATATTATCCCCATTGGGGAAGGTTTTGCGGGTACAATCGCAGCCACAAGGCAGCCGCTTTACATTGAAGATGCTCAAACCGACTCGCGCCTGATTGCCCTCAAACCCGGTAACATTCGTTCTATTCTGGGTGTCCCACTGCAACACCAGGGCGAATTAGTGGGTGTCCTGCATGTGGATTGGAAGAGTATTCATCCCCAAAGCGATTGCCCAAGGGGCACCGCCCAAGGCGATCGCGAACTTCACCTGTTGGAAATTACCGCCGAACGCTGTACGATGGCAATTCTCAACGCCCAGTTGTACGAACACACCAAACAGCTGCAAGAACGCCTTCAGCTCCAAATTAACCATATGCCGATCGCCTGTATTATGAGCGATCACCAATTGTGCGTCACGGACTGGAATGCCTCGGCTGAAAAAATCTTTGGCTTTAGCAAACAAGAGGCACTGGGGCAAAAATTGTGTGAGTTAATCGCTCCTGTAGCCGTTCGTCCGCACCTAGAAACGAGTTTTCGACAACTGGTGGCGGGGGAGAAGACGGTACACAGTGTCAACGAAAGCTTAACCCAAGATGGACGTATCATCATCTGTGAATGGTATCACACGCCCCTCAAAGAAGCCGATGGCACGGTCGTTGCTATGCTTTCCATGGCGCAAGACATCACGGAGCGCAAGCAAACCGAAGCACAATTGTGGCGCTATGCCTATTACGACGCGGTCACCGGTTTGCCCAACCGGGCTTTATTCTCAGAACGTTTAGAACAGCGAATCGAAGCGGCAAAACAGGATAAGGCTGATTTATTTGCAGTTCTGCTGCTCAAGCTAGAACACTTTGAGATGGTCAAGTATAGCCTGGGGCACAACGTGGCAGATCAATTAATGATTGCCACGGCTCGACGACTAGAGGCGTACCTACAACCGAGCGCCACATTGGCACGAGTGGGGCCAGATGAGTTTGCCATTCTCCTGGCGGAACTGCAAAATAATGATGAAGCCACGGAGCGAGCCGATGGCATTCACCGACTTTTGATCTTACCGTTCGACCTCCAGGGACGTGAGGTATTTTCTACCTCCAGCATTGGAATTGCTTTGGGTGGGACAGATGAATTCAAATGTATCACTTCTGAGCCGGAGCTTTTGCCCAACTCATCCCCAGAAATTCCCCATCCATCTTCATCGTCTCAGGAACTCAACTGTTCTGATCGACCCGAAGATTTTTTACGGGCGGCTGATACAGCAAGGCATCATGCCAAAGTTCAGGCACATGTGAGTCATGCTGTCTTTAATCCTGCCATGCACGAACAAGCTGTGGCACGCTTTCAGTTAGAAACAGACTTACGACGAGCGATCGAACGCCAGCCGTTTCAGGTGCACTATCAGCCCATCGTCTCTTTAGAGATGGGTAAAATAACGGGTTTTGAAGCCCTAGTGCGTTGGATTCATCCCACACGAGGCATGGTGTCACCCATGGAGTTTATTCCCCTAGCTGAAGAAACAGGATTAATCAGCTTTATCGATTGGTGGGTACTGCGAGAAGCTTGCACTCAGTTAAGGATTTGGCAACAGCTATTTGGTGAAGATTCAGCATCTTTAACGATGAGCGTAAATTTTTCTGGCTTGCACCTAGTGCAGTTGGGTTTATTGGAACGCATTGATCACGTTTTGCGAGAAACGGGTGTCGAAGGATGTAATTTGAAGTTAGAGATTACGGAAAGTGGTTTACTCAAAAACGCCACCTCTGGAACTGAAATTTTACAGCAGCTCAAAACCCTGGGAGTGAAACTCTCCATTGATGACTTTGGTACTGGCTATTCGTCTTTAGCACGTTTGCATCAGTTACCCATTGATACGTTAAAGATTGACCGTTCTTTTGTTAGTCGCATGGGTCATGAGGGAGAGAGTTTAGAAATTATCCGAGCCATTATGATGTTGGCTCATAGTTTAGAAATGGATGTGATTGCTGAAGGTGTGGAAACGCCAGAGCAGCTATCACGGTTGCGAGCGCTTAATTGTGAGTATGCACAAGGCTATTTCTTCTCTCGACCGGTGGATAGTAAGCAAGCTGAAGAGTTGTTAGCTGCTCAGTTACAGTGGTGACGCCGCACGTTATTATTTGTGATCGGTTATTTGTTTCAATGAGGTCAAAATAGGTTTTTTTTGAGCTAGAATTAATATTTCTATAATTTTGCTCCGATAGGGAGATTCTTCAGTAAAAGTGAGATTGAATCAGGAGCGCAATTAACAGGGGTAAGGGGTAGTTTTGGGATGGCAATCTATCTGGGGCGTTGGGGTTGGGGATTAGGGTTAGCAGGAGTTTTAGTAGGGGGTGAAGCTAACTTTTTAGGAAGTCAGACTTTAGCTCAAATTACACCTGATTCTACTTTAGGAACAGAAAGTTCTGTTGTTACACCTAACGTTAATGTTAGGGGATTTCCTGCTGAGCGAATAGATGGGGGAGCCGTTCGAGGGGCTAATTTGTTCCACAGCTTTCAGGAATTCAATGTTGGGGATGAACAGCGAGTTTACTTTGCTAATCCAACGGGAATTGACAACATTCTCAGTCGAGTGACAGGTAATAACCTCTCTAACATTCTGGGAACATTGGGGGTAGATGGGGGAGCCAATTTATTTTTGCTCAATCCCAACGGCATTATTTTTGGCTCGAATGCTCAACTGGATATCGCGGGTTCGTTTGTGGCGAGTACGGCGAATCGTGTGGTGTTTGATAATGGTTTTGAGTTCAATGCAAAGAACCCAACAGCACCGCCACTATTAACAGTCAATGTTCCTCTGGGTGTGCAGTATGGGACAAATCAACCACGAACCACTATTACTAACACTGGGAATTTAGCAGCAGGAGAAAATTTAACTTTAGATGCTGGAAATCTTGATTTACAGGGTCAACTTCAATCCGGAAATAACTTAACGTTGCAAGCACAAGATACGGTTAAGATTCGGGATAGTGTCACTAATCCATTTATTGCGGCTGCTGGGGGACAATTACTAATTCAGGGGAATCA
The Microcoleus sp. AS-A8 genome window above contains:
- the cobA gene encoding uroporphyrinogen-III C-methyltransferase is translated as MGKVYLVGAGPGNIEYLTIRAQQLLEQAEVLIYDALVDERLLTLVPPNCLKFDMGKRGGRPSPSQSEINQLMVEQCRQGKQVVRLKSGDPFIFGRATSEILSLQEANCPFEVVPGISSALAAPLLAGIPLTDTVLSRGFAVVSAHEPEELDWEALARLETLVILMGTRHLGEIVKQLQRHKRSPASPIAVIRACGRPEQQVWIGTLKDIVQQTTGVSLSPAVIVIGEVVGLRDYLQSPSEQEVPSSQEAVSREELRVEKWDVKPLPELNVNPLPVEELPVLNLEQWNVEPSPEFNDDRLPVEESPGLNLEKLDVTPLSELNVDKSPDEESQDLKIKQLNIDISEALNVNPLPIEAAPERWQPINQPFDDGYVEQPVISPNPEPANVQPSTLTPSLPLTGKTVLVTRSAGQSSHFSRLLQQEGAEVIEMPALVITPPSSWDELDHAIAQLYNFDWLILTSGNGVEYFFERLHAQKKNNRALGTVQIAVVGKKTAASLKAHGLEPDFIPPNFVADSLVEHFPEPLEGKRVLFPRVESGGRDVLVKQITAQGAEVTEVAAYESGCPAQMAPAALAALQQQRVDIITFASSKTVKHFVQLLETSLRGDTQGFPMAQSRLQNVCIASIGPQTSITCRQLLGRVDVEAQEYTLEGLIQAIVQWTTDRY
- a CDS encoding EAL domain-containing protein translates to MAQDITEQKRLLEELKREKEDLSALITVTTNGISTLHLEELLDVLLQRIVQVMRADAAVILLKKDNQLYVGSSLGIDAESRLSNIIPIGEGFAGTIAATRQPLYIEDAQTDSRLIALKPGNIRSILGVPLQHQGELVGVLHVDWKSIHPQSDCPRGTAQGDRELHLLEITAERCTMAILNAQLYEHTKQLQERLQLQINHMPIACIMSDHQLCVTDWNASAEKIFGFSKQEALGQKLCELIAPVAVRPHLETSFRQLVAGEKTVHSVNESLTQDGRIIICEWYHTPLKEADGTVVAMLSMAQDITERKQTEAQLWRYAYYDAVTGLPNRALFSERLEQRIEAAKQDKADLFAVLLLKLEHFEMVKYSLGHNVADQLMIATARRLEAYLQPSATLARVGPDEFAILLAELQNNDEATERADGIHRLLILPFDLQGREVFSTSSIGIALGGTDEFKCITSEPELLPNSSPEIPHPSSSSQELNCSDRPEDFLRAADTARHHAKVQAHVSHAVFNPAMHEQAVARFQLETDLRRAIERQPFQVHYQPIVSLEMGKITGFEALVRWIHPTRGMVSPMEFIPLAEETGLISFIDWWVLREACTQLRIWQQLFGEDSASLTMSVNFSGLHLVQLGLLERIDHVLRETGVEGCNLKLEITESGLLKNATSGTEILQQLKTLGVKLSIDDFGTGYSSLARLHQLPIDTLKIDRSFVSRMGHEGESLEIIRAIMMLAHSLEMDVIAEGVETPEQLSRLRALNCEYAQGYFFSRPVDSKQAEELLAAQLQW